In a single window of the Desulfurella sp. genome:
- a CDS encoding FliH/SctL family protein, which yields MKNLPIEEFILEEFDINEAPKEIQNEQEVPKSPTEPSPNTDEIYQKAFKEGYEKGKTEYEQNCQQQLLNVKNEYESKLQDSKIQLEQSVNSIDLKIGEIKDKISSIENEIINIALEIAQKIIEKEIQDKNTLVNLIRKSLSFAKSDKVKLKVNAQLAKQIEQDFKNIEIMGDPNLPIGAIIIEEDSNIIDASIDTKLEELKRSLVNES from the coding sequence ATGAAAAACCTTCCCATTGAAGAATTTATACTTGAAGAATTTGATATTAATGAAGCACCAAAAGAAATACAAAATGAACAAGAAGTACCAAAATCGCCAACAGAACCATCACCAAATACAGATGAAATTTACCAAAAAGCTTTCAAGGAAGGATACGAAAAAGGCAAAACAGAATACGAGCAAAATTGTCAACAACAACTATTAAATGTAAAAAATGAGTATGAATCAAAATTGCAGGATTCAAAAATTCAATTAGAGCAATCAGTAAATTCAATTGATTTAAAAATTGGAGAAATAAAAGACAAAATTAGTAGTATTGAAAATGAAATTATTAATATAGCGCTTGAAATAGCCCAAAAAATTATTGAAAAAGAAATTCAAGACAAAAATACATTAGTAAATTTAATCAGGAAATCATTATCATTTGCTAAGTCTGATAAAGTAAAATTGAAAGTAAACGCACAATTGGCAAAACAGATAGAACAAGACTTTAAAAACATAGAAATTATGGGAGATCCTAATTTACCTATTGGTGCAATAATTATTGAAGAAGATTCAAATATTATCGATGCAAGCATAGACACAAAACTTGAAGAACTAAAACGCAGTTTGGTCAATGAATCATAA
- the fliI gene encoding flagellar protein export ATPase FliI produces the protein MNHNKIKQLLDKNNFIVNCGKIKEVVGLTIISSGPSDIKIGDVCFIESDNGYIEAEVVGFKDKNVLLMPLGNMDGIKLESIVRSTSKGLKVGVGNNMLGRILNALGKPIDSKGPILIEKHMPLYPKPTDPMQRQIINEPIITKIKAIDGLLTLGKGQRIGIFAGSGVGKSTLLGMIARKAKADVNVIALIGERGREVREFIENDLTQEGLKKSVVVVATSDEAPLLRREGAFLASAIAKFFSDQGLDVIMMMDSVTRFAMAQREIGLAIGEPPTMKGYTPSVFSLLPRLMEIPGKFQKGSITAIYTVLVDGDDFNEPIADTARSILDGHIVLSRKIAERNHYPAIDILKSVSRLMGTIVNSEHKFLANNLRKYMSIYEQAEDLINIGAYSMGSNPDIDASLRVINKINEFLVQGIDESYEFSETINLLNKTLE, from the coding sequence ATGAATCATAACAAAATAAAGCAACTTCTAGATAAAAACAATTTTATAGTAAATTGTGGTAAGATTAAAGAAGTTGTTGGCTTAACAATAATCTCAAGTGGTCCAAGCGATATCAAAATAGGTGATGTGTGTTTTATTGAAAGCGATAATGGATATATTGAGGCCGAAGTAGTTGGGTTTAAAGATAAAAATGTCCTTCTTATGCCTCTTGGAAATATGGACGGTATAAAACTTGAAAGTATTGTACGCTCTACATCAAAAGGATTAAAAGTAGGCGTAGGCAACAATATGCTTGGAAGGATACTTAATGCTTTGGGTAAACCCATTGACTCAAAAGGACCTATACTAATTGAAAAGCACATGCCACTATATCCAAAACCTACAGATCCAATGCAAAGACAAATTATAAACGAGCCAATTATTACAAAAATAAAAGCAATAGATGGTTTGTTGACGCTGGGAAAAGGTCAAAGAATCGGAATATTTGCAGGAAGTGGCGTTGGTAAATCTACACTTCTTGGCATGATTGCAAGAAAAGCAAAAGCAGATGTTAACGTAATAGCGTTAATTGGAGAAAGAGGTCGCGAAGTAAGAGAATTCATAGAAAATGATTTGACCCAGGAAGGTTTAAAAAAAAGCGTTGTTGTTGTAGCTACAAGTGATGAAGCGCCACTTTTAAGGCGTGAAGGAGCTTTTTTAGCAAGTGCTATTGCTAAATTTTTCAGTGATCAGGGACTTGATGTAATTATGATGATGGATTCTGTTACACGATTTGCAATGGCTCAGCGGGAAATTGGCCTTGCAATAGGCGAGCCCCCTACTATGAAAGGCTATACACCAAGCGTTTTTTCGCTTTTGCCAAGACTCATGGAAATACCGGGAAAATTCCAAAAAGGCAGCATTACTGCCATATATACAGTTTTGGTTGATGGGGATGATTTCAACGAACCAATTGCAGATACTGCACGCTCAATTTTAGACGGACACATTGTATTATCAAGGAAAATTGCAGAAAGAAACCACTACCCGGCAATTGATATATTAAAAAGTGTCTCAAGGCTTATGGGCACGATTGTCAATAGCGAACATAAATTTTTAGCAAATAATCTTAGAAAGTACATGTCTATCTATGAGCAAGCAGAAGATTTAATTAACATTGGAGCTTATTCTATGGGCTCAAATCCTGATATTGATGCAAGCTTAAGGGTAATAAACAAAATTAATGAGTTTTTAGTTCAGGGTATTGATGAATCGTATGAATTTTCAGAAACGATAAATTTATTAAATAAAACTTTAGAGTAA
- the fliG gene encoding flagellar motor switch protein FliG — protein MSAQAHAINSIDDLTPYQKAAVLSIALGDEISAKLFKNLSKNEIEAISKEIAFMKKIDPNIYKAVVKEVYQMLKAKEYATSGGIEYAKEILVKTLGPEEARRIIDKLIKLLESNVGFGYLENIDPKQLVKFIQNEHPQTIAVILSHLDQSKAAEVLSLLPKETQIDIVVRMASLENISPNVIKRVSEMLETKMEDLSGSNVEIGGIRAVSEIINRMGRTESKSLIDQISETNPDLASKIRDMMFVFEDIIKLSNSDIQEILKHIDKKDLTIALKGAPEELSKKFFSNMSSRAAETLKEEMEFLGPVKVKDVERAQKAIVDIVRRLDEEGVISISGGGEEMLE, from the coding sequence ATGAGTGCTCAAGCACATGCAATAAATTCAATTGATGATTTAACTCCATACCAAAAAGCGGCTGTTTTATCAATTGCTCTTGGAGACGAAATCTCAGCAAAATTATTTAAAAATTTAAGCAAAAATGAAATAGAAGCGATAAGTAAAGAAATTGCATTTATGAAAAAAATCGACCCAAATATATATAAAGCTGTTGTAAAAGAAGTTTATCAGATGCTAAAAGCAAAAGAATACGCAACATCAGGTGGCATTGAGTATGCAAAAGAAATACTTGTTAAAACCCTAGGACCAGAAGAAGCTAGAAGAATAATCGATAAACTTATAAAGTTACTTGAATCAAATGTAGGTTTTGGCTACCTAGAAAATATTGACCCCAAACAACTTGTAAAATTTATACAAAATGAACATCCGCAAACTATAGCTGTGATATTATCACATCTTGATCAATCAAAAGCTGCGGAAGTCCTAAGTCTTTTACCAAAAGAAACACAAATAGATATTGTTGTTAGAATGGCTTCTTTAGAAAATATTTCACCAAATGTAATAAAGCGTGTTTCAGAAATGCTAGAAACAAAAATGGAAGACCTAAGCGGTAGTAATGTTGAAATTGGTGGCATAAGAGCTGTATCTGAAATTATAAATCGTATGGGAAGGACAGAATCAAAATCCCTAATTGACCAAATTTCAGAAACAAATCCAGATCTTGCAAGTAAAATACGCGACATGATGTTTGTATTTGAAGATATCATAAAACTATCAAACTCCGATATACAAGAAATATTAAAACATATTGATAAAAAAGATTTGACCATAGCACTAAAAGGCGCACCAGAAGAATTGAGTAAAAAGTTTTTCTCTAATATGTCTAGTAGAGCAGCAGAAACACTAAAAGAAGAAATGGAATTTTTAGGTCCTGTAAAAGTAAAAGATGTAGAACGAGCTCAAAAAGCTATTGTTGATATTGTAAGACGACTTGACGAAGAAGGTGTAATATCAATAAGTGGGGGCGGGGAGGAAATGCTTGAATGA